In Drosophila simulans strain w501 chromosome 3R, Prin_Dsim_3.1, whole genome shotgun sequence, a single window of DNA contains:
- the LOC6726747 gene encoding uncharacterized protein LOC6726747 isoform X2 yields the protein MSRHGQHYISARSVSTKDLDDPESGGDRKSNDRNLVPKTVGHGRNVQEAPGCRGKYSKHSKDDLHSGNELGGMPKDTEYISSDPDDSQSWSQESLLSSDRSKSYSQICSEILEESKERQEKAERAFRVYHINRSKLRRSHQQSLSRGPGSGSSLASEYSSKSGAGYHDYDSPSTDPSRDPVLKTRESFGCLEEPLKPVANIDKWTRPKQFKVESYKTEIKERRSYRKTQEASHSYSCPLESRISKGSSVTRHRARSCVCAQESSACSLCTAHSRSRKRHSERYDAEVTDGPDYPADCRSDIPTTATSQFRSQRDYLSSCSTRHRHHPHYHRQRSVPKTYQDRGNSPINIKTRRRTHDYQEPHSAFGSEKAKAVQVCRSSASIGVQYPSQDDTADWTDWTPDTTHGDPQLKSRNGNCSRSSENKRDISDEQRPITLRDTHAKDVDLPDSLGSFSMKKHLSVITEVASEHHEDPDQDMIDSELSNPVALETHDESEQYAYDYEYSYEPEISNNNEFVSDDSDPRVSSKEGYHIDQEVRDYVIDKQEMSHGGGSDASSSEVAKSKSFLTLKIYDADEALMEIPEDFEGPAIVLDDDADFLDITLTDDEEKIRAKLMAAALTTRKSTSSISPNSSSLRNRPPTEPISLSYKPNVIFTRRSEVIEDNYAPRPNDRVALLAEKFLQSFSESATNDYGWKPSEQEVTSADSISQLFNENGVTKSGGDTPLCGDRQLLSVEFNRKLQRQLKVIVESFQ from the exons ATG TCCCGTCATGGTCAGCACTACATAAGCGCCAGAAGCGTGTCGACAAAGGACCTGGACGATCCTGAATCGGGAGGAGATCGTAAGAGTAACGACCGAAACTTAGTTCCCAAGACGGTGGGCCACGGACGGAACGTCCAGGAAGCTCCAGGATGCAGGGGAAAATACAGCAAGCATTCAAAAGATGATCTCCATTCGGGAAATGAGTTGGGAGGTATGCCCAAGGATACAGAGTACATTTCAAGTGATCCCGATGACTCGCAGTCCTGGTCTCAGGAAAGCCTGCTATCCAGTGATCGTTCCAAAAGCTATAGTCAGATATGTAGCGAAATCTTGGAAGAGTCTAAGGAGCGACAAGAGAAGGCTGAGCGCGCTTTTCGGGTCTACCATATAAACAGATCCAAGCTGCGTAGGTCGCATCAACAATCCTTGTCCAGGGGTCCGGGAAGTGGGAGCAGCTTGGCCTCGGAGTATTCAAGTAAATCGGGAGCAGGCTACCACGACTACGACAGTCCTTCGACAGACCCTTCGCGAGATCCAGTTCTAAAAACTCGTGAGTCCTTCGGCTGCTTGGAAGAACCACTTAAGCCAGTGGCAAATATAGATAAGTGGACTAGACCAAAACAGTTCAAGGTAGAGTCatataaaacagaaataaaagaaaggcGCAGTTACCGCAAAACTCAAGAAGCCAGCCACTCGTATTCATGTCCATTGGAAAGTAGGATTTCAAAAGGTTCGTCAGTTACCAGGCACAGAGCAAGATCATGCGTCTGCGCCCAGGAGTCCTCGGCCTGTAGCCTTTGCACTGCCCACTCCAGATCAAGAAAGCGCCATTCCGAGCGCTACGACGCAGAGGTGACTGATGGACCCGATTACCCTGCAGACTGCAGAAGTGACATTCCTACCACTGCGACATCGCAATTTCGCTCACAAAGAGATTATCTTTCGAGCTGCAGCACacgccatcgtcatcatcctcATTATCATCGCCAGAGGAGTGTGCCAAAGACGTATCAAGATCGTGGAAATAGTCCCATTAACATCAAGACGAGGCGCAGGACGCACGACTACCAGGAACCTCACTCCGCATTTGGCAGCGAGAAAGCGAAGGCGGTTCAGGTCTGCAGATCAAGTGCCTCCATTGGGGTGCAATATCCCAGTCAGGACGATACCGCAGATTGGACTGATTGGACTCCAGATACAACGCATGGTGACCCACAGCTCAAAAGTCGTAATGGCAATTGCTCGAGATCATCAGAAAACAAAAGGGATATATCTGATGAGCAACGTCCAATAACGCTAAGGGATACACATGCTAAGGATGTCGACTTACCTGATTCACTTGGATCATTTTCCATGAAGAAGCATCTTAGCGTCATTACCGAGGTTGCATCTGAACACCACGAAGATCCAGATCAAGATATGATCGATAGTGAGCTAAGTAATCCCGTTGCTCTCGAGACTCATGACGAAAGTGAACAATATGCTTATGATTATGAGTATAGCTACGAACCCGAGATAAGCAACAATAACGAATTCGTTTCCGATGACTCTGATCCTAGGGTATCAAGTAAGGAAGGCTATCATATCGATCAGGAAGTAAGA GACTATGTAATAGATAAGCAAGAGATGAGCCACGGAGGTGGGTCAGATGCATCTTCGAGTGAAGTAGCCAAGTCGAAAAGCTTCCTCACCCTTAAGATATACGACGCTGACGAAGCCCTGATGGAAATCCCAGAGGACTTCGAGGGCCCTGCCATAGTTCTAGATGATGATGCCGACTTCTTGGACATCACACTGACCGACGACGAGGAGAAGATTCGCGCCAAGTTGATGGCAGCGGCACTCACTACCAGAAAGAGTACCTCCTCCATCAGCCCCAATAGCAGCAGTCTTAGGAACCGTCCGCCCACAGAGCCGATTAGTCTGAGCTATAAGCCCAATGTTATCTTCACTCGTCGATCGGAGGTGATCGAAGATAACTATGCTCCTCGTCCGAACGATCGCGTTGCCCTGCTTGCGGAGAAATTCCTGCAAAGCTTCAGCGAATCTGCCACTAATGATTATGGATGGAAACCCTCTGAACAGGAGGTGACCTCTGCAGACTCTATTTCGCAATTGTTCAACGAGAATGGGGTCACCAAAAGCGGAGGCGATACTCCACTTTGCGGGGACCGTCAGCTGCTGTCCGTGGAATTCAACAGGAAGCTGCAACGTCAGCTCAAAGTGATTGTAGAGAGTTTCCAGTGA
- the LOC6726747 gene encoding uncharacterized protein LOC6726747 isoform X1 produces the protein MSRHGQHYISARSVSTKDLDDPESGGDRKSNDRNLVPKTVGHGRNVQEAPGCRGKYSKHSKDDLHSGNELGGMPKDTEYISSDPDDSQSWSQESLLSSDRSKSYSQICSEILEESKERQEKAERAFRVYHINRSKLRRSHQQSLSRGPGSGSSLASEYSSKSGAGYHDYDSPSTDPSRDPVLKTRESFGCLEEPLKPVANIDKWTRPKQFKVESYKTEIKERRSYRKTQEASHSYSCPLESRISKGSSVTRHRARSCVCAQESSACSLCTAHSRSRKRHSERYDAEVTDGPDYPADCRSDIPTTATSQFRSQRDYLSSCSTRHRHHPHYHRQRSVPKTYQDRGNSPINIKTRRRTHDYQEPHSAFGSEKAKAVQVCRSSASIGVQYPSQDDTADWTDWTPDTTHGDPQLKSRNGNCSRSSENKRDISDEQRPITLRDTHAKDVDLPDSLGSFSMKKHLSVITEVASEHHEDPDQDMIDSELSNPVALETHDESEQYAYDYEYSYEPEISNNNEFVSDDSDPRVSSKEGYHIDQEDYVIDKQEMSHGGGSDASSSEVAKSKSFLTLKIYDADEALMEIPEDFEGPAIVLDDDADFLDITLTDDEEKIRAKLMAAALTTRKSTSSISPNSSSLRNRPPTEPISLSYKPNVIFTRRSEVIEDNYAPRPNDRVALLAEKFLQSFSESATNDYGWKPSEQEVTSADSISQLFNENGVTKSGGDTPLCGDRQLLSVEFNRKLQRQLKVIVESFQ, from the exons ATG TCCCGTCATGGTCAGCACTACATAAGCGCCAGAAGCGTGTCGACAAAGGACCTGGACGATCCTGAATCGGGAGGAGATCGTAAGAGTAACGACCGAAACTTAGTTCCCAAGACGGTGGGCCACGGACGGAACGTCCAGGAAGCTCCAGGATGCAGGGGAAAATACAGCAAGCATTCAAAAGATGATCTCCATTCGGGAAATGAGTTGGGAGGTATGCCCAAGGATACAGAGTACATTTCAAGTGATCCCGATGACTCGCAGTCCTGGTCTCAGGAAAGCCTGCTATCCAGTGATCGTTCCAAAAGCTATAGTCAGATATGTAGCGAAATCTTGGAAGAGTCTAAGGAGCGACAAGAGAAGGCTGAGCGCGCTTTTCGGGTCTACCATATAAACAGATCCAAGCTGCGTAGGTCGCATCAACAATCCTTGTCCAGGGGTCCGGGAAGTGGGAGCAGCTTGGCCTCGGAGTATTCAAGTAAATCGGGAGCAGGCTACCACGACTACGACAGTCCTTCGACAGACCCTTCGCGAGATCCAGTTCTAAAAACTCGTGAGTCCTTCGGCTGCTTGGAAGAACCACTTAAGCCAGTGGCAAATATAGATAAGTGGACTAGACCAAAACAGTTCAAGGTAGAGTCatataaaacagaaataaaagaaaggcGCAGTTACCGCAAAACTCAAGAAGCCAGCCACTCGTATTCATGTCCATTGGAAAGTAGGATTTCAAAAGGTTCGTCAGTTACCAGGCACAGAGCAAGATCATGCGTCTGCGCCCAGGAGTCCTCGGCCTGTAGCCTTTGCACTGCCCACTCCAGATCAAGAAAGCGCCATTCCGAGCGCTACGACGCAGAGGTGACTGATGGACCCGATTACCCTGCAGACTGCAGAAGTGACATTCCTACCACTGCGACATCGCAATTTCGCTCACAAAGAGATTATCTTTCGAGCTGCAGCACacgccatcgtcatcatcctcATTATCATCGCCAGAGGAGTGTGCCAAAGACGTATCAAGATCGTGGAAATAGTCCCATTAACATCAAGACGAGGCGCAGGACGCACGACTACCAGGAACCTCACTCCGCATTTGGCAGCGAGAAAGCGAAGGCGGTTCAGGTCTGCAGATCAAGTGCCTCCATTGGGGTGCAATATCCCAGTCAGGACGATACCGCAGATTGGACTGATTGGACTCCAGATACAACGCATGGTGACCCACAGCTCAAAAGTCGTAATGGCAATTGCTCGAGATCATCAGAAAACAAAAGGGATATATCTGATGAGCAACGTCCAATAACGCTAAGGGATACACATGCTAAGGATGTCGACTTACCTGATTCACTTGGATCATTTTCCATGAAGAAGCATCTTAGCGTCATTACCGAGGTTGCATCTGAACACCACGAAGATCCAGATCAAGATATGATCGATAGTGAGCTAAGTAATCCCGTTGCTCTCGAGACTCATGACGAAAGTGAACAATATGCTTATGATTATGAGTATAGCTACGAACCCGAGATAAGCAACAATAACGAATTCGTTTCCGATGACTCTGATCCTAGGGTATCAAGTAAGGAAGGCTATCATATCGATCAGGAA GACTATGTAATAGATAAGCAAGAGATGAGCCACGGAGGTGGGTCAGATGCATCTTCGAGTGAAGTAGCCAAGTCGAAAAGCTTCCTCACCCTTAAGATATACGACGCTGACGAAGCCCTGATGGAAATCCCAGAGGACTTCGAGGGCCCTGCCATAGTTCTAGATGATGATGCCGACTTCTTGGACATCACACTGACCGACGACGAGGAGAAGATTCGCGCCAAGTTGATGGCAGCGGCACTCACTACCAGAAAGAGTACCTCCTCCATCAGCCCCAATAGCAGCAGTCTTAGGAACCGTCCGCCCACAGAGCCGATTAGTCTGAGCTATAAGCCCAATGTTATCTTCACTCGTCGATCGGAGGTGATCGAAGATAACTATGCTCCTCGTCCGAACGATCGCGTTGCCCTGCTTGCGGAGAAATTCCTGCAAAGCTTCAGCGAATCTGCCACTAATGATTATGGATGGAAACCCTCTGAACAGGAGGTGACCTCTGCAGACTCTATTTCGCAATTGTTCAACGAGAATGGGGTCACCAAAAGCGGAGGCGATACTCCACTTTGCGGGGACCGTCAGCTGCTGTCCGTGGAATTCAACAGGAAGCTGCAACGTCAGCTCAAAGTGATTGTAGAGAGTTTCCAGTGA